The Capra hircus breed San Clemente chromosome 25, ASM170441v1, whole genome shotgun sequence nucleotide sequence AGTGGTATCACATTGtagcttttatttgcatttccctggtgagtTGAATATCTCtttatgtgcttattggctaTTTGCATATCTTTTTTGTGAAGTGCCTGTTCCAATCTTTTGGCCATTTAAAAGGCTGCATTATCTTATTATTGAATTATCAGAGttaattttaaattctgtataCATGTTCTTTGTCAGGTTGCATTGCGATTATTCCTCTTTGTGGCAAAAAATCCTTTCtaccctaaataaataaaaacacgtTCACGCAAAAACccgtacacaaatattcatagctaTTCTATTGATGCTTACCAATAACTGCAAACAATCCAAATAGCCTCCAGTGGGTCAATGAATAAACAAGATCTAGTGCATCCTTGCAATACACACTTTAGCAATGGAATGGAACAACTAACTCACTGTTACTTGCAACAACTTGTATGGAGCTTAAGGGCATTATTCTGAGTCAAAAAAGACAGTCTCAAAGGTTACATGTTATATGATTCCATcatagtgtgtgttagtcgctcagtcatatccaactctgcaaccctatggactgtagcctgccaggctcctctgtccatgggattctccaggcaagagtattagagtgggtagccattcccttctccagtagatcttcccgacccagggatcgaacgtgggtctcctgcactgacatcCTCAAAAACACTGAACTGTAGTGATGgcaaacagatcagtggttggcAGGGTTTAGGGATAAGAGGGGATTACCACatagctcaatcagtaaagaatctgcctgcaatgcaggagacctgggtttgatgcctgggttgggaagatccccaggagaagggaatggcaacccactccagtattcttgcctaaacaattccatggacagagaagcctgatggcctacagtctatggggtcacaagagtcggacataacctAGCGACTAAAACACCACCAGAGATCAGAGTGGGGGTAGCAGGAAGGAGTTTtgagggtgatggaaatgttctgtatcctGATTGTGGTAGTAGTTACATGAATCTATATATTAAAATCCATACATTGTATACCAAAAGGAAGTTAATTTTGCTGTATGTTAATTAAGATAATGGAATAAACAAAAAGCATATCAACAAACTGAGTGTACAGGTGCCTGTGAacattggttttcatttttaagatttttttatgtggaccattttttaaatctttattgaatttgttattgtGTTtgaattgcttctgttttatattttcattttttggcctCCAGACATATGGGATGTTAGCTCCCCCACCAAAGACTGAACCAGGGATGAAGtccacaacccctgcattggaaggcaaagtcttaaccactggaccaccagggaagtccctgaacattGGTTTTTGAATGGAGAAAGATGTGACAGAAAATACATATCTCTTTAATCCTGGCTACTTTGTTGGGGAAAGGAGCAAAAATGGTCCACTTTTTCAGTGTGTATTTTTataatgtttcatttatttcaattagTATATGGTGatttagaaatttgaaaaaaatctattaaaatggaaaacattaggaaaatatttttaaagatgaaaaagggtatttttgttttgtcaagTACCTGATGATATGGTAGAGAATAAGTCAAATGTGTGTCTCAGCCTGGTAGCATCCAGTCCTCCCAACTTACAAATGGCTCATCTGCAAAATTATGACTGTTATTGGAACTGGACTGATGGAAGCTTTTATAAGAATACATACTTTGTGaggtgttcatttttttttttaatgccatgcTGTGTAGCTTGCAGaatctcagttccttgaccagggattgaacgtagGCCACAGCATTGAAAGccctgaatcctaaccactaggcctccagggaactcccaagaAAAAATACCTTAATACTGCTTGAAACAATGCCTCACACAAATCATAACTGTAATGTTAGCTGCTATGAATATATCATCTATGAATTGGAAGAATAATTGCCATCACTTATAGGGGGATGATTTTTAAAGTGCTTGTCTTGCAGTGGGGGATCAGTCACTGTTAATTTTGTTAGCCTTTGGAACCTGGCTTCTGGGATGTGGCGGGGAAGGCAAGGCTGTCCCTGGTGTGGTTTTCTGGGTCTCCCCACTTATCTCTTCTCTTGGCTTTGCTATCTTCCtaatttcagggaaacctctccctccttcccctcccctggtTGACATATCACCCTCCCTCAGGACCAAAATGCAGGGCGTTTCCCTCTTTGGCTGACACTGGACCCCTTGTCTACATCTAGCTTGGCACAGAGGGACAGCCAGAGCCTGAAAAGTGTGGCTGAGACCTACACAGCACCGTTGGACTTGAAGGTGAGCCAGCCAGGGAGAAACGTGATCTCAGGGCAGTTCAGGGCCAGAAAGGTGGTGCAGGGGAAGTGACCCTGCAGGGCACCAGGGATCCTCGGAGGGAGTGAGGAGATTGGGAGAAAAGGATACTTAAATTTCATCTCTTTCTCTAACCACACAGATGGCCCTTATTCAGACCAATAAGGATCTCATTTCCAAAGGAATAAAGGAATTCAACACCCTGCTAAATCAGCAGGTAAGCCTGGTGCTCTGTTTCAGAGGACAGGCCTGAAGTGTTGGGAGGTGGGTGAGGACAGAGAAAGGAGGATAACTTGGAGCGGGGAGGGTAATGGTGGACTAGATGGAAACCATGAGAGACAGGGAATACAAATCAGAGAAAAAAGGAGGTCAGAGTTTGTGGTTATTCCTGAGTCACATGTCTGAGCTGGGTCTCCTTTGCCAAATCCTgatcgccccccacccccaccccaccctatgTCCCCTCCAGGTCTTCAGTGATCCTGCCATCTCTGAAGAAGCCATGGTGACGGTGGTGAACGACTGGGTGAGCTTCTACATCAACTATTACAAGAAGCAGCTGTCGGGGGAGCAACAGGAGCAGGACAAGTTTCTGCAGGAGTTTCGGCAAGAGCTCGATACCCTGTCTGcctctttcctggagaaatatAGGAACTTCCTGAAGTCCTCGTGAGCAGCCCCTCACACGCTGCCTTTCTCCTAGCCCAGAGACCCAGGCTGCAAGTCTAAGAAACCCTTAAACGCTGCCTCTGTGTTCTAGTCCTCAGGCTCTGCTCCTTCATGGTGTTGCTGCACCCTGACACCTCAATAAAGACCAGTTCTGGTTGCGGTGGTCTTCCTGGCTCGTTGGCTCTTCTTTGGTTCTGATCCCTGAATCGTGAAGACAGTTGGTCCCTTTTCCCTCAGCCCTGCTTCCTAAATATGGTCTTGAAGATCAAACTTCTTAGAGCAGAGGTTTGCAGCCTTAAGTAACCACTGGGAAGTACTTAAATAGCCTGAACGAGGGGCCAGCTGACAGAGCGTAACAGTAAgtgctgagggacagggaaggggaCCAAAAGAAGGAGATAGAGGCTCACGAGAAAGCATGGTCCTGTGACATGCTGTCTAGGAGAAAGTTTTTGGAACCTCCCAGTCTCGTTTATCTTATACTGTAGCATGTGACGAGAGAATCAAACTATGACAAAGTAGGAGACAACCTCACTGTAGAGGGTTGGGGAATGAAATGTACTAATGTATCGGACTGTGGAAATGACTGAATCTATAAGACTAAGCCACAGATAACTGCATACAAGCACTGTGCCCTAGTACTGGTTAATAATTCTGATACTGTTGCACATGCTCATTGGAAATGAACAATAGGCGTAAATACATGGTGGATAATGGGAGTTGAGTTTCTCAATGTCAGAGTGGGAATTTAAGGATAAGCAAGGTTGGGGGGTGGTTAGAATAATCTACGTGGTAATGGATTGGAGTTAGAAAGATCAGCACAGACAGATGGTGTGATGATGGCATATAGCCGGTGGGTTAAGTTGCTCTTTTCTCTCCCTGTACccttcctccttttttaaaaaagatttatttatttggctgcgccaggtctaagttgcagcatgcaaactcttagttgtggcatgtaggatctatttccctgaccagagatcaaacccagtccACCTGCATAGGGAGctcggagtctcagccactggaccaccagggaagcccctcctctcCCTTTTTAAACAACTAAGTAGACATCCATAAGGGAACAAAAGTGCCTGTGCACACTCCATCAAGGAGCCCAGGAGGTTTCTAACCCACCTGTGTATCTGAAAATTAACAAATAGGACCTCAGTAAGGGCTGCTCTATCTCCACTGGTCACAAGGGGGCACCGGGTGGAAGGGTGAAGCCTGGAGATGGCAAACTGGGAAGAGACCAAGAGACTCTTCTGGAGAAAGAGACTTTGTGGAAGTCCAGACTGCCTGGAGGGGCCGTCAGCATGTCCTTAGATCAAGGTAAGGATGAGGCTGGAGGCGAGAGGAAGGAACTTGCCAACGCGGCCGGTCTCCCCAGGGCGACTCCACCAGGGTTGAGCTTTTCACAGCAGCAGGGTTGCCCCCCTCAGGCAAAGGAGTTGGAAAGCCTTGACCCCTCTCACAGAGTGGGTGGGAAGCGCGAGGGGTGAGTGACTGCCTCCCATTCCTAGCTGCGCACCTTCCAACTGGACAAACCCATTTCTCCCCAGCAGTACCCAGGTTTCTGAGGAGGGATCTCCATAACTGGGGGGAGAGAGGGGAACATGGGAGGAAACATAAGAACCAGGGCTTTAATGGTTCGTTTCCTGCTGTCCGCTCCAGTACTTCCGCAGGAAGTCTGCCCATGAACCAGTTGGAGAACCTCACCCAAGGAAACCCCTACAAACTGTGGGCACCCCAAGAACCCCAAGGGCTAAACCCATACCTCCTTGTACTCTAAGGCCGGCTCCCAGGCACCTCTGCCAGAGTGAGCCCTAGTAGACAGAGGGCGCTCAGGCCAAGGGGGAGAATACAAACGGGCTGTAGCGCCACCttctggaaaacaaaagaaaggatTCTAACAGCCTGCCTGCTGAGTTGTTAAGAAAAGACTTCAAAGCTTAGTTAAGGAGGTTTCTGCTATGTGTAACCTGAATTCTAAGCTGAAAGCAGAGGCACATACCTACAAACGCTatttaaaaatcaaggaaatatgattgacctagaaattatcacacTAACTAATTATCACACTACATATAACGTCAGACGGTGAGAGCTGCCAGGATGAAGAAATCAGTTATAAAGGAGACAGTAGACAAGGAGTGTGGgggtttgtttggtttgtttgttttttgtttttttactgagTGTTTAGGTAACACCAGCAAACAAG carries:
- the AHSP gene encoding alpha-hemoglobin-stabilizing protein isoform X2 encodes the protein MALIQTNKDLISKGIKEFNTLLNQQVFSDPAISEEAMVTVVNDWVSFYINYYKKQLSGEQQEQDKFLQEFRQELDTLSASFLEKYRNFLKSS
- the AHSP gene encoding alpha-hemoglobin-stabilizing protein isoform X1, with amino-acid sequence MEKDVTENTYLFNPGYFVGERSKNGPLFHLAQRDSQSLKSVAETYTAPLDLKMALIQTNKDLISKGIKEFNTLLNQQVFSDPAISEEAMVTVVNDWVSFYINYYKKQLSGEQQEQDKFLQEFRQELDTLSASFLEKYRNFLKSS